The segment GTTGCCCTTTGAACTGCCCGGTGGGATTGGATTTTTTGTCGAACAGGCATACGATTACATGCTCAATGTCCCCTATCGGTTGCGCGCCTTGAAATTAGTGGCACATGCCGATCATATTGAAATTGAAAATTATCACGTGCGCGATGAAGAAAAATTCTACGGCGCATCCCGCAACCTCGATCGCCTGAAAGAACTCAGCCCCGACCAGTTTGAGAAAATGCCGGGATGCAACATGATCGTGCACTGGACAGGCAGCAGTTTCAAAGGCAGCATCGAACCCGGCAAGGCTTGTATGGTCACTCGCAAAGGGCAAGAAACCTATCTCGATAGCGAATTTGAAATCAACGAATCGTGGTTTACCAGTCTCGATCGCGGTCGTGACCCACAGACCGATGAGCAAGTTTGGGGATCGGTTGCAGGACAATTTGAATTCGTGCGCTGGGCGAGTTTTGCCGATGAAATCCGAGCATGACGTGATCTAGGATACTTAGACCGAGTGAAAAAATAATTCCCAGGATAGAGATTTTCCTTGAGTAGCGCGGTTTAGAGTGAGATTCACTCTAAGTCGTTGCTAGAAGCGATCTTCTGAGTGCCGAAACCTGATAGATTTGGCAAAGTATCGGCAGAAAAGATTGAGCAAGATGAAAGTCCTAGTAATTGGTGGTGATGGCTATTGTGGATGGGCAACTGCCCTCTACTTGTCCAATCGAGGTCATGAGGTCGGCATTCTCGATAGCTTAGTGCGACGGCATTGGGACAATGAATTATGCATTGATACCCTCACCCCGATCGCACCAATTAAGCAACGCTTGCAACGCTGGAAAGACATTACCGGAAAGACGATCGATCTTTTCATCGGCGATATCACAAATTACGAATTTCTCAGCAAAGCGATGGATCAGTTCCAACCGGATGCGATCGTGCATTTCGGCGAACAGCGGTCTGCCCCGTTCTCGATGATCGATCGCGAACATGCCGTTCTGACTCAAGTCAATAACGTCGTCGGAACGCTGAATTTGCTCTACATCATGAAAGAGCGCTTCCCCGATTGTCATTTGGTCAAACTCGGGACAATGGGCGAATACGGTACGCCGAATATCGACATCGAAGAAGGCTACATTACGATCGAGCACAACGGGCGCAAAGATACCCTGCCCTATCCGAAGCAGCCCGGCAGCATGTATCACCTCAGTAAGGTGCATGACTCGCACAATATCCATTTTGCCTGTCGGATTTGGGGCTTGAGAGCCACTGATTTGAATCAAGGAATCGTCTACGGAGTCTTGACCGAAGAAACCGGCATGGATGAGATGCTGATTAACCGTCTCGACTATGACGGCGTATTTGGAACAGCGTTGAATCGATTCTGTATTCAAGCAGCGATCGGACATCCGCTAACCGTTTATGGAAAAGGCGGACAGACTCGTGGATTCCTGGATATTCGCGATACGGTGCGCTGTGTAGAACTCGCAATCGAGACTCCAGCACAGCCCGGAGAATTCCGCGTCTTCAATCAATTTACTGAACTGTTTGGCGTAGGCGAAATTGCCAGCATGATTCAGAAAGCAGGGTCATCCATGGGCTTGAAAGTTGATGTTCAAAACTTTGACAATCCTCGAATTGAGAAAGAAGAACATTACTTCAACGCGAAAAATACCAATCTGCTGGATTTAGGCTTGCAGCCTCACTATCTCTCTGACTCGTTACTCGATTCATTGTTGAACTTCGCGATTAAATACAAAGATCGCGTTGATCACGATGAAATTCTGCCGAAAGTGACTTGGAAGCGCTAATGAACCATCGAGGGCTGCTCTTATTACTGACCACGATCGTGCCTGGATTGAGTGCGATCGTCATTAGCACGTTCTATCTTTTTCCAGAATGGGCAGCCCTCGATCGCGCTTATCGCAACTATGAGCAATTGAGCCGAACTGGAGCCGGAGCGCGTGAACTCTCGATCGCTCAATCTGCCGAAGTACGTCATCGAATCAACTGCTTTGCAGAAGGACTCGGAGTGTTACTCGGTGGTGTGATTGTCGCGATTGGAGTTCATGGATTGTGTGGATTACCTGAGAAAACATCGAACTAAATTTTGAATATGCGGATTGCTCTATTTACAGAGACATTTCTTCCCAAAGTTGATGGGATTGTTACCCGACTCAAACATACTGTCGATCATCTGCAAAGACAGGGCAATCAAGTCCTTGTGTTCTCGCCTGATGGAGGTCTAACCGAATATAAGGGCGCAAGAATTCACGGCGTTTCAGGCGTTCCGCTTCCCTTATATCCAGAACTCAAGCTGGCTTTTCCGCGACCTTCGATTGGGGATGAACTCAATCGATTCAAGCCTGATCTGATTCATGTCGTCAATCCCGCAGTGTTGGGATTAGCAGGGTTACTCCATAGCAAATTACACAGTGTTCCGCTGGTTGCTTCCTATCACACCCATTTACCAGAATATCTTCAGCACTATGGGCTGGGTGCTTTAGAAGGTGTGCTTTGGGAATTGCTGAAAGCAGGACATAATCAAGCAGAAATCAATCTCTGCACCTCTACTGCCATGATGCAGGCATTGACCGATCACGGGATTGAGCGCGTGAGACTGTGGCAGCGAGGAGTCGATACTGAAACCTTTCAGCCTCATTTAGCAAGTTTAGAAATGCGATCGCGGCTTTCTCAAGGTCATCCCGAAGCTCCATTGCTGCTTTACGTGGGGCGACTCTCAGCAGAAAAAGAAATCGATCGCATTAAACCTGTGCTCGAATCGATTCCCAATGCTCGCTTAGCTCTAGTTGGCGATGGTCCAAATCGGCAAGTGTTAGAAAAGCATTTTGCTGGTACTCATACGAATTTTGTGGGTTACTTAGCAGGTCAAGAGCTAGCTTCTGCCTTTGCTTCGTCTGATGCATTTGTTTTTCCGTCTCGGACTGAAACTTTAGGCTTAGTGCTGCTCGAAGCAATGGCAGCAGGTTGTCCAGTGGTCGCGGCTCGCTCAGGTGGAATTCCTGACATTGTGGAAGATGGCGTGAATGGCTATCTCTTCGATCCGACCGATGAGAATGGTGCGATCGTTGCCACGCGATCGCTCTTAGCTCAAACCGAAACGCGAGAAATGATTCGCCAAAATGCCCGCCATGAAGCAGAGCGTTGGAGTTGGTCATCTGCAACCAAGCAATTGCAGAACTACTATGAAGGCGTTTTAGCAAAACATGCGATCGCAGCTTGATCCTGATGGAGTTACCTATTGGTATGAGGGAATTTGTCCAAACTCAAATACTCTCCTACGACTACCACGCACAAAATTTGTCGAAGCGATTGCGCGTCAATTGATGCAAAATCTTTCAGCTTGCGAAGGTAAGATGTACGGCGTTTTACTAGCTCAGTCTGCTTCTGGAGAGCAACACATTCTCAAAGCTTTTTCTGGCTTACTAAATGGACGGAGCGTTGTTGAAGGGTGGGTTCCGCCGATTCCGGGTCGCGATCGCGTGCAACTCGAAGAAGCTAGAACTTTAACCCAACTCAACTCGATTCAGCAGCAATTAATTCAACTCTCTTGTATCCCTGAGCGTCAGCAGTACAAAATTCTAGAGACAGAATACAAGCAGAAACTTGAACAACTCTCAAT is part of the Leptolyngbya boryana PCC 6306 genome and harbors:
- a CDS encoding glycosyltransferase family 4 protein — translated: MRIALFTETFLPKVDGIVTRLKHTVDHLQRQGNQVLVFSPDGGLTEYKGARIHGVSGVPLPLYPELKLAFPRPSIGDELNRFKPDLIHVVNPAVLGLAGLLHSKLHSVPLVASYHTHLPEYLQHYGLGALEGVLWELLKAGHNQAEINLCTSTAMMQALTDHGIERVRLWQRGVDTETFQPHLASLEMRSRLSQGHPEAPLLLYVGRLSAEKEIDRIKPVLESIPNARLALVGDGPNRQVLEKHFAGTHTNFVGYLAGQELASAFASSDAFVFPSRTETLGLVLLEAMAAGCPVVAARSGGIPDIVEDGVNGYLFDPTDENGAIVATRSLLAQTETREMIRQNARHEAERWSWSSATKQLQNYYEGVLAKHAIAA
- a CDS encoding NAD-dependent epimerase/dehydratase family protein; the encoded protein is MKVLVIGGDGYCGWATALYLSNRGHEVGILDSLVRRHWDNELCIDTLTPIAPIKQRLQRWKDITGKTIDLFIGDITNYEFLSKAMDQFQPDAIVHFGEQRSAPFSMIDREHAVLTQVNNVVGTLNLLYIMKERFPDCHLVKLGTMGEYGTPNIDIEEGYITIEHNGRKDTLPYPKQPGSMYHLSKVHDSHNIHFACRIWGLRATDLNQGIVYGVLTEETGMDEMLINRLDYDGVFGTALNRFCIQAAIGHPLTVYGKGGQTRGFLDIRDTVRCVELAIETPAQPGEFRVFNQFTELFGVGEIASMIQKAGSSMGLKVDVQNFDNPRIEKEEHYFNAKNTNLLDLGLQPHYLSDSLLDSLLNFAIKYKDRVDHDEILPKVTWKR
- a CDS encoding chromophore lyase CpcT/CpeT; the encoded protein is MSHSTDIATLARWMAADFSNQQQAFENPPMYAHIRVCMRPLPFELPGGIGFFVEQAYDYMLNVPYRLRALKLVAHADHIEIENYHVRDEEKFYGASRNLDRLKELSPDQFEKMPGCNMIVHWTGSSFKGSIEPGKACMVTRKGQETYLDSEFEINESWFTSLDRGRDPQTDEQVWGSVAGQFEFVRWASFADEIRA